The following proteins come from a genomic window of Nothobranchius furzeri strain GRZ-AD chromosome 1, NfurGRZ-RIMD1, whole genome shotgun sequence:
- the kin gene encoding DNA/RNA-binding protein KIN17, with product MGKADFLSPKAISNRIKSKGLQKLRWYCQMCQKQCRDENGFKCHCMSESHQRQLLLASENPMKFMDYFSDEFKRDFLELLRRRFGTKRVHNNIVYNEYISHREHVHMNSTQWETLTDFTKWLGREGLCKVDETPKGWYIQYIDRDPETIRRQEEEARKKKQELDDEERSAKFIEEQVRRGRDGKETDEDPVYTELKRENEEEKVAFNLSAPVACSSKSGSALSASALKASSSSSSVKRKDAPSSSNSKTEKKKKSALEEIIEMEERKRQHSPAVRTDYWLQPNIVVKVVTKRLGEKYHKKKAVVTEVRDKYAAVVKMIDSGDKLKLDQNHLETVIPAPGKQVLILNGPYRDTEAVLEGIDEKKFSAKLTLDSGHQKGERVDVAYEDFSKLA from the exons ATGGGAAAAGCAGATTTTCTGTCGCCGAAGGCCATTAGCAACCGAATAAAATCTAAAGGTCTCCAGAAGTTGCGGTGGTATTGTCAGATGTGTCAGAAACAGTGTCGAGATGAG AATGGCTTCAAGTGCCACTGCATGTCAGAGTCCCATCAGAGACAGCTGCTGCTAGCTTCAGAGAACCCTATGAAGTTCATGGACTACTTCTCAGA TGAGTTCAAACGTGACTTCTTGGAGCTGCTCAGAAGGCGTTTCG GAACCAAGAGAGTTCACAACAACATTGTCTACAACGAGTACATCAGCCACCGGGAGCATGTCCACATGAACTCCACGCAGTGGGAAACTCTCACCGACTTCACCAAATGGCTCGGCAGAGAAG GTTTGTGCAAAGTGGACGAGACCCCTAAAGGCTGGTACATCCAGTACATCGACCGTGACCCAGAGACCATCCGGCGCCAGGAGGAGGAGGCCAGGAAGAAGAAACAAGAGCTGGACGATGAGGAGCGGAGCGCCAAGTTCATCGAGGAGCAGGTCCGCCGAGGCCGAGACGGAAAGGAGACCGAC GAAGATCCGGTTTACACTGAGCTCAAACGTGAGAACGAGGAAGAAAAAG TTGCTTTCAACCTCAGCGCTCCTGTAGCTTGCTCCTCCAAATCAGG CTCTGCTCTGAGTGCCAGTGCTCTgaaagcatcatcatcatcatcctcagtcAAACGCAAAGATGCACCCTCCAGCTCCAACTCCAaaacagagaagaagaagaaatctgcACTGGAGGAGATCATTGAG aTGGAGGAGAGGAAGAGACAGCACTCCCCTGCTGTCAGAACCGATTACTGGCTGCAGCCAAACATCGTAGTTAAAGTCGTCACCAAGAGGCTGGGAGAGAAGTACCACAAGAAGAAGGCCGTCGTCACG GAGGTCCGAGACAAATACGCCGCTGTGGTGAAGATGATCGACTCCGGCGACAAGCTCAAGCTGGACCAGAACCACTTGGAGACGGTCATACCCGCCCCAG GGAAGCAGGTTCTGATCCTGAATGGTCCGTACCGGGACACGGAGGCCGTCCTCGAGGGGATCGACGAGAAGAAATTCAGCGCCAAGCTCACGCTCGATTCT GGTCATCAGAAAGGAGAGAGAGTGGACGTCGCTTATGAAGATTTTTCCAAGCTAGCCTGA